AATCTATTGATTTTTCTCAAAAAGCAAGCTTCCTATAAAGTTACCAATTACTGAAATTATCCCATATACCAATATATAAATAGCTGCACTATCGTTGTAAAAGATAAATATAGTCGGTATAAATAACAACATAACAAACAAAGAAAATAACCAATTAAACGAATTTTTCATTCCATAAATCAATGAAACAATTAAGCATATAATTGGAATTGCAATTAATAAAATGAACATACCACTTCCAGTATCTATAATAAGAAATGGCGCTAGATAAAATGCAAGAATGATTATAATCAAATATATTAACATTTTTCTAAATTTTTCCATAAAAACACCCTCATAAATTCTAACTTATATAGCTCTATTATATTAAATATACCCTCGTCCGTGTAGTTATAACAGTAAATATTACAATCTTGTAATCACTGTATTTCCATTTAATTCAGTCCTACCTTTTTGCTTTAAATTACTCTTCCACATCAAATAAGTTTCTCTTATCATAATCTTCCAATAACTTGTAATTCTTATGCTTTGTAATATCAAATTTATCAGACAAGAAAGGTATTACTTCTCTTAGCTGGTATATACACTTACCACCATCCATTACAGTTATTTCATCTTGGCTCATAAGTTCCTTACCAGTCTTTTGGTAATTTAGACCTAAAGATTTTTGATTTGATCTTGTTTCCGATGTGTTATATAGGTCTATAGTTTCTTTTCCCCCTAGAAAGAGTGTAAAATCATTGTTACCAACTATTGTATCTACATGGTCTTTATAGATTGCTTTTAATTAAGATTGTACTTGCTGATATTTACCCTGAGAATTTTTAATTTCTATCTCCTATTAATACCTTGTTTCTAGTCTTCTAAAATCGATACTTCAAGGTCTATTGCTTTAAATGTAACAGTTATTCCTACTTCTTCTTTTACTGTTTTTTCAAATAGCTCAGCTATATCATATGGGGACATATCATATATATCTTCATACCATTCATTACTCTCATCGTACATTGTCTCACATATTGCTTCAATATAATTTTTATTATCCATAGTGAGTTCTGCATCACTTTCCAAAATAAACTGCTCACCATTTATATTTAATATAATTAAAGATGATTTTCTATTTTCACACATTTTGCTTTCTCCATAAAATCAAATGTTTAATCTATTTATCTTATAACTTGATTTTAACTTTACCTTATCTCTATTTGTTAAATACTCTTCCACATCAAACAAGTTTTTCTTATCATAATCTTCCAACAACTTATAATTCTTATGCTTTGTAATATCAAATTTATCAGACAAGAAAGGTCTTACTCCTCTCAGCTGGTATATACACTTTCCACCATCCATTACAGTTATTTCATCTTGGCTCATAAGTTCCTTTCCAGTCTTTTGGTAATTTAGTCCAAAAGATTTTTGATTTGACCTTGTTTCTGACGTGTTGTATAAGTCTATAGTTTCTTTTCCTAAGGTTTCTGATAACTCTTTTACTGTTGTTTTTTCTTTTCCTCCTAGAAAAAGTGTAGAGTCACAGTTACCAACTATTGTATCTGCATGGTCTTTATAGATTGCTTTTAATTGAGATTGTGCTTGCAGTATTATGCTTGCTGATATTTCTCTTGAACGAATTGTTGCAATCAATTTTTCAAATTTTGGAATTAAGCCAATATTTGCAAACTCATCAAGCAAACACCTAACATGAACTGGAAATCTTCCACCATACACATCATCTGCCTTATCACATAGTAGATTAAATAATTGAGAATACATTATTGAAACTACAAAGTTAAAGGTATCATCTGTATCTGATATTATTACGAATAAAGCAGTTTTTCTATCTCCAATTTTATCAAGTTCTAATTCATCTTCACTCATTAGCTCTCTAAGCTCTCTTATATCAAAAGGTGCAAGTCTTGCTCCACATGATATTAGAATTGACTTTGCAGTTTTTCCTGCTGCCAACTTGTATTTCTTATATTGCTTAACTGCAAAATGACTTGGGTCTTTCTTTTCAAGAGCCTCAAAGAGCCTATCAATTGGATTCATATAGGTTTCATCATCTTCTCTAACTTCACTTGCGTCAATCATATCTAAAAGTGTCTTAAAGTTCTTTTCTTCTTCTGGTGCTTCATAATAAATATAACCGATGAGGGCAGTGTAATATAACTTTTCAGCCTTTACCCAGAAATCTTCTCCTGCCTTTTCTCCATCTCCCTTGGTGTTAGCAATTATAGTTTGGACAAGCTTTAAAATATCTTTTTCACTTCTCAAATAAGCAAAGGGATTGTATTTCATGGACTTTTTGAAGTTTATTGTGTTTAAAATCTTTATATCATATCCATTTTCGTAGAGCATTTTTCCACACTCTAACACAAGTGTCCCCTTTGGGTCTGTTACTACATAGGAAGAATGCATTTGCATTAGATTTGGCTTTACATAAAATCTCGTTTTACCTGATCCAGAACCTCCTATTACTAATACATTTTTATTTCTAGCATATTTAGGGTTTTTAGGTCTTGAGTTCATTGTAAGTCTTTCAGTATTAGTTATAAGAACATTGTTTTCAAACTTAGGGTCAATATATGGAGCAATATCCTTGCTTTCTCCCCATCTTGCAGATCCATATTCCTTGCCTTGCCTATATTTCTTTTTATTTTTACCTTTACTATAAACAATTAACTTAACAAGACCAGCAACTGAAATACCTACTAACAAGTCCCTTGGATTAATACTTGGTATATAGGATAAAGTTCCTATATCAGAAATTCCCACCATTATTCTATCAATAATATCTCCTCCTACATAAGAATTGATGTGCTTAGAAAAAATATTTCCAATATAGAAGAATGATAGA
This window of the Anaerococcus mediterraneensis genome carries:
- a CDS encoding VirD4-like conjugal transfer protein, CD1115 family, yielding MNKILEAILSDIKNLIKIDNPKKFILSNIPYLSFFYIGNIFSKHINSYVGGDIIDRIMVGISDIGTLSYIPSINPRDLLVGISVAGLVKLIVYSKGKNKKKYRQGKEYGSARWGESKDIAPYIDPKFENNVLITNTERLTMNSRPKNPKYARNKNVLVIGGSGSGKTRFYVKPNLMQMHSSYVVTDPKGTLVLECGKMLYENGYDIKILNTINFKKSMKYNPFAYLRSEKDILKLVQTIIANTKGDGEKAGEDFWVKAEKLYYTALIGYIYYEAPEEEKNFKTLLDMIDASEVREDDETYMNPIDRLFEALEKKDPSHFAVKQYKKYKLAAGKTAKSILISCGARLAPFDIRELRELMSEDELELDKIGDRKTALFVIISDTDDTFNFVVSIMYSQLFNLLCDKADDVYGGRFPVHVRCLLDEFANIGLIPKFEKLIATIRSREISASIILQAQSQLKAIYKDHADTIVGNCDSTLFLGGKEKTTVKELSETLGKETIDLYNTSETRSNQKSFGLNYQKTGKELMSQDEITVMDGGKCIYQLRGVRPFLSDKFDITKHKNYKLLEDYDKKNLFDVEEYLTNRDKVKLKSSYKINRLNI